A region of the Gouania willdenowi chromosome 1, fGouWil2.1, whole genome shotgun sequence genome:
CAGTTacattcataattcacccagtgactgtaaAGTTGTGGGGaaaattgtgttgagaaggcggtgtttctggttggatgtattttggtgtgactcagtgtgtgcactgtgatgtcagagggctatagtgaagtgtgggtgaatggagaataaagtttggagttccttggtGAACACGCCGCCTCTGTCTCCCGTTCTttggctctacattatccagagagtggcttggctttatttgtgcctcggcgccgtttctggattcaccagagctgcacgcggacgagagtcgctttcagcgttACTTCcatctctcccgtgcccagtttgatgacctgctgacccgcataGGTGCTCTATTCCAGTAGAAgagcgcctgtccatctgtgTCCGCCTtcagttagtgtttttttccctcGTTATTCTGACTACGTCACAGTTGGGGAATGgccctgattggtcgacgcgccgcGATATGCCCTAAAAGTTCAACAATCACAACTCCAGCATCGGACGCATTGGAGGCGCCGGACGCATGTCAAAAGTGTCCATCAcgcaaaaagcttcaaaacgtgcCGCGGGACGTctgacgctccctagaagcgcgtccaccatatattgtctatgtaaacctgatgcAGTTGACGCTTtggacgcgtttggtgtgaacatgcTGTAAAACCTAGAGGAGCTTGATTAATATTGCAACAACGCATCATCAGTAGGTGAAAAATAACCTGTCTTACAACAGTATGATATTGTCAACTCAAGGTAAGGTTAGTGGAAAAGCAGACAACATAGTAGGGTGCTCTCACATTGTTATAGTCGCCGccattactggagtagagacttctctggGAAGACCAACGGAATTGGGATGAAGAAGCTCTCATCTATTGGTCAAGTCATTGTTGCACTTTAAGCCAGTTTTCCTGCATCCTCATTTTCcacacttcctgtgtttggACCCAAACAAGGGCGTTGAGCAAGCAATCTAGATCCTACAACATTTTAACTGCTCTCAAATTCTTTGGTGGATGTAAACACACTCTTAATACATTTAGTACAATTACATACACTTAGTACAAtgtaataaatataacaatttgtcagatgaaaattaaaattaaagagGTTTTGCTGAAAGGATGTCCgtacaaaaaacagaaattaccTTAAAGTTTGCAACGGTGTTTCCCAATATTTGTGTTTCCAACTCATGACTCAATGTTTTCTTTGTTCCAACATCAGGATATGATTTCAGTTAGTGGCTAAACATTTTGTCAAAAGAGATATTTCCTGCCAGCTAACAACTAAGTTATAAATGTCAGATGCAACATGGATCTTTCAACTGCACCAAATCAAGTAGTGCTCAATGCAAAGTTAAAAACAGGACAAAATAGGACTAGGGCAGTTCCAGCAAAGATAAAATGATTTAAGTGTCATCACAATACTGTATGATAGCTTTTGTATTTACACCTTGTTATGGACAGATGGATGCATTGGTTATCCAGAGAATGGCAAGTCATCCATCCATTGTTCGTTTTTCCTCTGTGCCTGTTTATCTTACTGTGAGTTTCAGATATTTCATATATGTAAAAGAAGCATATTATTgaaaagtagtagtagtagtagtcaggatttttttatatacaacacTATCCATATAAATGTCGCAAGTTTATACATTCCCAcagtttgtatatatatatatatatatatatatatatatatatatatatatatatatatatatatatatatacagtatatagtttgagttactttctgctttctttGGATTCTTTATTCCAGAAAGTGTTGGAAAACACACTTCTTCACTTCTTCCTGCTcagcattttttctttttagcagAGGTTGGTCTTGTTAAATTTGCCTTACTGATAATTGAACACCATGACCTTTAGGTATTTACAGTAAGTACATTCCCCCCCTACACACAAGTATTAATTCACCTGGAGTACATAGTTATTTGCAGAATTTATAAACTTGCGTCGTAGATCACTGTCAGTGTTGATGCTGCAATTTTCTTCACACATCTACAGTATCTTAACTTTTATGCTATTTTGTAGAACTAGTAGCAACAAAATAATTACAGGACCACATCAAATTACACACAAACCCAAATGAGATCAGATGTGTGAAAAACTTTAGTCGCAGATTTATTTCTTCATCTCATCAGTGTCcctgctgtttattttttataaaggcATGAGTAACTGTAATAAATGAAGAGGAAATCCTTTATCCAGTGCTGGATAAAGCTCTATTGTTCAGCCACTGTAATACTCTGAATATTAGGCTGTGACCCACATCTGCACTCACACAGGTTATATAGAGCCTTAGATGCAGGCCCAGCTGTTGCTGTGTTATCTCACCTCCTGACCACAATGGTTTATGTtcaatgtataaaaaaaaagaaaaaacattagcATAGGCTTATCCAACCTACCCTTAGCATTTTTTCCTAGCTATGAATCCTGCAAGAGTAATATTGGAAATAATTGCCTGTTCTTCTTCCATCATTTCAGCCAGTATAATGAATATTCTGCCCTCTAACTCCCATTCACTTGCTAGTTTCACCTTTAGCAGCCAAAAGTGGTCTTCCTACAGTGTTATATGTAGTGTAGGTAAGAATAATGACTCCtcagtcattattattaattcagCATTGGCTCAGTATGATGCATGTAAATGAGGTAGTGGGCAGAGAGAGCTACAGTATAGTCTTTCCGTAGAGCCAAGTAATGGATGTAATTATAAAAGCCCTATTAGCCTTTTGTCTGCttaagaaaatgtttttgtgtgtttttttctttctttattaatATCTTGACAGTTTGATATTTTCGTTTATGTCaggaaaataaaatcataatgtgTGGGTGGATTTTGTCATTTGTGCACAAGAGTCTTCATGAGGAAAAGTACTAATGCAAGTGAAAATtataacattgaaaaaaaaattaataataataatactgggTACATTTTGGTTCTTTTGGACATTTCACTGTAGTCCAAAAATAGGTGTGCCTCCTATTTTGTACCAGAGTATTTATCATTCTTTAGCCAAACGTGTTGTCTGAATTTTATTTAGGATGTGCAAATTGAGAGAGAACCGGTGTGCCGGATGTTTTTGGATTCCCAGATAATGTTGACAATGATTAGAATATTGATCTTGATAACCCACCTGTTATAAAAGAAGCAGTGAAAAGCCACCCACACACTGTCATCAGTCATCACCAGCCTCTCACAGCCCACTGCAGTACATGCTGCCAGCCGTGATTTAGCTCTCCATCCAGTTATGAGGGGGTGTTAAGCGTTTATTATGCAGCTCAGTCCCAGTTCCAATGAGATGGCAGAATGTTTCTCGATCAATATCCCTTACAGGAAGCCgggttaatttattttttaaggatCTGTTTATGTCTCTGAGGCCCCACACTCCTACCCTGCTGCAGATTTGTGATGCAGGCTGTTTCCTGAAGATCAGCAGAGTGATGTTTTGTCACTGTCATGAACACCCCTGTACCAGCATCACATGTCAGAATGCTGACATAGACATACAACTGAAGTCCTGCTGATTATTTTTTGATACAAGACAATGATGGTGGTTTTCTTCATTACGATGAAGCTGAGTCTTGTTGATAGTGCCTAACTGGTCATACTCTCTGGCTGAAATGTGTCAGCAAAGTGGCTGCCTGAAGATTTACTCTACACACTTATGCTATTGCTATACACCATATGCTTAAATTTGCACACACAAGCTTTTAAGACTTGAACTTATCAGTATAGACTCTGCCCCATGTATTTCCTCTGGCTGACAAACAGCTGCAATGTTCTGTCTCTGTGCCTAACTGCTCTTCAGCAGATGCACTTTTTCTCTGATGCAGTGATGGGTTTTTTGAAGGACACTCGTTAAatcaatgttaaatacatttgcTTTGTTTCTTCTATTCTTTccttttccattttttaatcatttatggAACTCTAAAGACATGATTCATAACCGATATCTTGCGTGACAATTTGGGCAGGACATTAGATTTGTTAGCTTCATTATCATTTTGGCTACAACTCATTTGTAATGATTTTTCCTACAGTCAATTAGGACAGTTGTAATGGAGAATGTCAAACATATCTCCTCCTTGTGAGGTCAAGTTTGAATTTGATTCACTGTCAGTCAAATgaattgatgtatttttgttttagtttcttttaagtTAAGATTACTTAGTTATATAGACAATGGTGTCTGAGAGCCTCTGCCATTGCATGTTGACAGGGCTTTGGCCTTCCCAACAGAGATGATATTTAGTGATGATGCCCTGTCATACAGtacatgcagcttttatttgcATTTACATGTTATGACATGGTCTGAATAACAGCTATTTTGAATCATTAAACAGGACACCTTTGCTACCATACACAACAAATGGCTCATAAATCCCAAATGGCCACTTTAAACCTCCATCACTCTCTTAAATGCCTCCTAACAAACAACTGCAATATCAGTGCTATTGTTACTTTAGCGCTGCCTGGAGGCATTTAAATTAGTCATTCTACAGCATTAACCATGTGATTTCTTGCAACTGGTTTGAATGATTTAGCGTGCCAGGACTGTTTATGTTACTAATAAGAATGactaataagaaaaaaaaaaataaatgtttttcttctttaaatacATGTCCTACAGCATCATATTAAGTAATGTAAATGGTTTCATTGATGAAttaattagtttatttttaattagtgaggatgcatagcagcctcactattgttattgcctttgtattttaattatgtaaatacatttagttttttacaATGCTTGATAAATATCATAGGgctcatatttattattaagtatGCATACAAACAATAAGCTAATATAAATTCATGAACATGAATAGTCAAACGCTTTACATTTAGAGTTTGctgtttttgattgaataagGTTTCTTtgtaaaaatagaataaagtaAACCTTTTCTACACCATTTAAGAAACATGATCAATTGAAATTGCTAAGAATAGTAAAgacaattgatttttttgtcaaatttggataatgtgatattttgaaataaacccATTAGCTTGTTGTATACATATAAATTCATATGTGGAATTCTGACCGTAGTTTTGAAGTGTTGAGATACTTGTTACAATAGACAATGGCCTTAACCTAAATGAAGTTTTGCCTGAAAGAAATAATTTTAGGCATGGAAAAAAATGAGTAACGTAATGAATATTCTGAGAAATTAGTTATTCTATGATTAGAGGaatatatttattgaaaaaaaatctgtttttttttacattttgctgcTGTTCACTGCTTCTGACATTGAATGTACATTTTACAAGCAGTAAGTAGTCATGCTTTTCAAGTATATTTAATTGTTAGCCTtcacaaaatcaatttttttcccccaaacaaATGAAATGTACCTCACCTGCTTCAGTCATTCTGATTTACACCAAGGCATTGCATCATCTTTACACAATGCTTTTTCAATGAAACCTTTGCACCATAGTTCTTTTCTAAGAACCAACAAAAATCATTCCTCTGATTTTTTGAATATAAGACAGTTCAACTTAAGATTGTAGACGTTTTGAATATAATCTTGTAATGATTGTCACAGAAAGCTCAGAATGATTTTTATTCCTGCTTACAAATTGTATACATTTTCTTATGAAATCcccacataaaataataataaataatataatgaacccccccccaaacaaaaacaaaaaaaaaaaacccttagtTTAGTAAATGAATAATACTGATCATGGTGCTCAGTAAGGAAATGCAGCCTCAGTAAGAGAAAATGCACACTAGAGAGCAGTCTGTTCCCTATTTTAGCAGTCAGTGGGTTCCCCATCTTTCTCTAGCAGGACATATAGTTCAATTCAAAGGAAACACATATGTCTCTGCACATGACTGTACACAATGAAAATTAagggagaacacacacacacacacacacacgcctaaATGGCCATATATTCAACCAACATTTCAATTTACATGAAAAAACACCCTGATGAATTGTTTGTGAAAGTAATCCGTGATTCTCTTCAGGGTTTTTGTCTACTTGATGTTCATTTTACTTGAATTTCACAAGATTTTGATTATTCTTGACTATTGTGTGCTTGATTTATTCAGAGGAGGAGACACCCCTCAGTAACAGCTAAAGAGAAGCAATGACAGGCATAGCTTTAGATCTTTAACATGTGGATTTCTTTACTTGGATGGCACACACAGTGATAGAACAAACGCATGACAACAAATTAAACAGattgtttaaatatatattaacagGCAATGGATAGGAGAGAGGAGAACTATACTAGTGGTGCGCCAACACATtgaattgtaaatgtatttcaaacATAGAAGAGATCAAAAACTCAGACTATGGGTTTTACATTGAGAATGAGATGCAGATTTACCTCTACCCCGTTTCTTTTCCCATcttatttatttggtttgatACACTGCAGAGTCATAGCTCTACAGTCCACAAGCGCAACCACTGCATCATTTGTCATTCATTTTCTTTGACAGGCTTCTCACGTACAAATGAGTTCACTGTGAAtagcaattcatttatttaaacattgtttGTAGTTTACAAGAAATAGATTAtctttttttcaacattatCCACATTTGccttttatcttttattatattttacacAGACATGTCTTTTTACATCTTGACTTAaactgaaacatatttttttgaatattttaaatgcttttcaaatgttttgtgtACCATTGTACAAGTAAGCTTTTTGATGTTTTACTTCTTTGTGTCCCGAGTTTTTCTAAACAACAAAAGTCCTGTATTAGAAAGACACATTAAAGCTGAAATAAACATCCATAAGGGAAAAGCCTCAGCGCCCATAACGTATTCCTTTGTGATTCTGATGTGTAGCACTGACAGGTCCAAGAGTCAGGTTTTTAATTATGCTCTGTTGTTTCTGATCAACAGTAAAAAGCAAATGCAGAAAATCCACCACAAAAGTCACCCATGAAGCAGAAGTCCGAGAGATCCCAATATCTCCTCTCTTatatctttttttcctcttctcacTGTATCCAAAAAAGGAGTTTTTAATGTATATCCAGACAATCTCTCTTCAAGACTTATTCAAAAAGGAAGGTCACACCTCACATTCCCGAGAAGGCTGTTGTTGGCAAGTACAAGAGCCATATTCATTGATAATTACCAAAGCTCCTTCAATGTGGTTGGGTTTATAGTCAACATAGTACTCTGGTGTTGAAATTGCAGCCATCTGCTGCATGCTTTGCTTTTGCTTCTGCTTACGACGTTGACTGCTGAAGCACTGCCTCAGTTGCCTTATTCCAGCTGGAAAACACTTCCATGCCACATAAAGCATGAGTACTATGATGAGGAAAGAAAAGATGAGTGCCATTGTACCAGTGACCACCTTGTGGATTTGCATGGTGCTCTCCAAGTCATCGTGGCCTACAGTGACTGTGAAAGAACTGGTGACAACCTCACTGCCTTCACCATCATAAGGATAGGGAGTGAAGGGGCCCAGGAACACAGAGCCACCTTGGGTCAAATCCCGTGTGGAGACAAACAGGCCGGCTGTGGTTACCTCGACTGCTGGATCCTCGCATAGCTGAAAAGCATAAACTGCATCCAACATGTCCTCACCCTGTGCAGTGTCGGGGCTTGAACACAGCAGGGAACTGTCACGCTGACCCCCAAAGGCACTCAGCCAGGAGGCTAAGGCACACACGTTGCGACTGCACTCCCAGTCATTCCCTGCCAAAGTGATGCTGTTCAGAGATGACCATGAGTCCAGAATACGCTGGTTCAAAGAGACCAAACGATTGGAGTCGAGCATCAGCACCTTGAGGTTAGGTGCACTCTCAAAAACGTGTGGCTCAATGTACTCAATTTCATTTGCTGACAGGTCAATCTTCTCTAAGAAATGCCACGTCCAAACCAGGGTGTTGACAACAATTGTGGCACGATTGTTATGCATGTACAGTGTACGTAAAGAGGTGAGGCGAGGGAAGTGGGCGAGATTGACCTTTACCAATTCATTGTGCTCCAGATGCAGCTCAGTCAACTTGAAGAGACCAGCAAAAGAGTTCCGTGCAAGGCTCTGCAGCTGGTTGTATCCCAAGTCCAGAAACTGCAAGCTCCTGCAGTCTTGAAAAATCCTCACTGGTACAAATTTCAGAGCATTGTAGCGCAAATGCAAATTAGTTAGCTTTCTAAGGCCATAGAACAAGTCTGGCTCCAGTGTCTGAAGCCTGTTGTATGAGAGGTCCAATATACGCAAGTTTGGTAGTGGTCTTAATGTTCCATTTGGCAAACTCTCAATCCGGTTGCTGCTCAGGTCTAACTCCTTGACCCGTCTCAGTCTCTCAAATGCTCCCTCCTCtataatgtcaatgttgttGTGATCAAGGTAGAGCCAGGTAAGCTGTGAAAGACCAGCCAGTTGGCCTTCATGCAGCTCTGTCAAGTTGTTCTCTCTCATGGACAGGCCCATGGCGCTGCTCAGGTTTTGGGGAATCTCTGTGAGGTTGAGTCCCTCACAGTACAGCAGCTTGCTGTCGCAGCGGCACAGCTTTGGACAAACCCCCTCCGCCAAAGAAACCGTCCGTAGAAAAATACCTAATGAACACAGAATCAACCCAGGGGGCTTCTTCAGTGGCCACTTTAGGTACAGTCCAATTAAAAGGAAATCCATTAGCATAAATATCCAGGGATGTCGGGGAGAAAATGTCCATTGAACCACTCTGGAAATTGTTTTCGCACCTATCAGAGTATTTTAGTCACATCATACTTGGATAATTTGTTCTTTGATATTTTAGTTGCAGACAGAGACTGTGTACTCTTTCATTAGTACACAGAGGGTATTTTCATTCAAAATCCGACGAATAGAGGATCTGCGTATGTTAAAAATCAAGTAGTCGGTAGATAAAAGATCGTTTGAAAAACAAAGCTGTCCTTACTAATTGATCAATCTGATTCAAAAGGACCTACTCACCCCTATCCAAAAGCTGACAATCTCCATTCAGCATCTTGCTTTGTGCCTGAAACCTAATTATGTGCGAATCTTAAAAAAGACCCCACTGTGGTACAAATCCCCCCCCTTCCTCCCTTTTCAGTGGACACCAGATCCTTGGCAGGCTTACAATGTCTTAGTTCTCTTCAAGTGAAAGAGCCAGAAAGAGAAGGATTCCAAGTAGCTTTCAGCGAGATGGTAGGAAGTACAAGTTCCCCTGTCTGCATGCATGAGCTCCGTCTCTTATGCTTCTCTGCAGTCCTCTGCTGCAATGATCAGAGGGATGAAGAggcaacaagaaaaaaatacataacaaatgtctttttttcaGATGTCTGACTTGCTTTTTTCTCCACCCTCCATGCTTAAGTTTCAGCAGATTTAGGTTTTTGTCCTTCTCCGACAGAAATCTTAGACTTGTGAGGTTTAAATGCATCCAGTCTTTCGTTGACGTATGAAAgaagagattttaaaaaaagagaaaaaaaacaggcataAGTAAACAGGATTTGAAGATCCTGTTCAATGTCTGTCATTTGTAACAGTATTCCATTTCACAGCAGTGGCTCATATGGATGAAGAATCCGCCTATAATCCATGTGGTTTTCAATGTTCATTGAATCCCTGCTCTCCGGGCGTGTTCTCAGCCTGCTGAAAGAGGCTGCTGAAGGCTGGTGCTGGTAGGCAGGCAGGCAGGGGTGGTAAATGTTGGAAGCAAAGGAGAGCGCAATCCCTTGCTGAAGACCAGTACACTGACAGCGCATGTAGAAGCACCTTCTGTTCACTGAGTGTCGTAAGCCACTCGCAATTCAGAGtgcattctctctctctctctctctctctctcgcctGCTTTCTCTTGATCGTTAACTCACTTGCTCATGCtgctcctctcctcctctccttTTAGCATCCTCCCTTGctttctctctttctgtttttttgtgcttcATACATTTACATATCCAGAATGGGTTGGGCTAAAACCCTGAGCTTTAAtcactgcccccccccccccccccccacacacacacacacacccccacccccctcacccccctcaccctctGCATTCACTATCACTGGCTGTAATGTCTGGGCCTCTTGATGTATTTACATTAAACTGCTTTTGGATTTCTGAATTTTAGTTTGATATGaaagcatttttgttttgttttttgacaatCTGATCACCTTTAGAAACAGCTGTGATAATTCATTGTTGCCATATAGCATTAAAGAGTAACAAAACtccaaaaccatttttttttttttagctaaataCAAATGtctttgggtatgaagtagtgctgttgattgatcctggtccaactttcaacattttagtcaaagtatttcaatttggcatattttgttgtaaaatgtcagtgagtgccatctatgggttgaaacctagctattacaattgatttttgctattggctgagaacaagatcatgtgacattttgggaccgTCTTGTGATACAAACAAGGACTGctagccccaccccttttataaaaactaacacctgtgggctctacaatctgtggcgagtaggttggactgagggaagagtgaatagagaggtatattgagtgaatagtagctagttagcatagcatagattgttcattggagattttacagtatagactgggtgtgtcttaactgcttcaggagccccgcctataatcaaggcattttttgaatttccctcctattGGCAGGTCAAGAGAAAacgggtttagttactctttaaaaattacatgtttttatgaAAGGACCATATTTGGTTCCATATGTACCAGAAGTTGGTCCCAAACATTTTACGTTGGACTGCTTTGAAAACATGGGTCCATAGAGAGCTTTTTGACTCAATCGCAAATGTGGAacatatcattttgtgtttcttctgcTGCATAAGCCTAACTTGTTTGATAAGCTGCTAgctgttaaaaaaatgttagcACTGAAGTTAGCACTGCTCAGTTACTGCTGCTAACGTGTTCATCTTCTCGCAGATCGGGGCATGAAGTGGGCGTGGCCAGACATAGCTCATTCGCATAGCCTGTTCTGAGGGGAGCTCATGAGAACggctttttcaacttttgctGAAATGCAAGACAGTGGATGCATTTGGGGCaatacactttaaaaactaTCTAATATAGATCTAAGGCTTGGTCTGTCATTCTGTTACGGACCAGTGTGCTGTGAATATGCCTTAAATTATTTATCCGACTTAATTTTAAAAACAGCTTTTCCTGCCCTTTATCGAATATAAATGAGTTTGTTTTTATAATAGCATGAACATAAATTATTTCAAACGATGTTGTCAAAAAACCTAAATTATCGTTACTTTTTCACCTGAGTGGTAAACAAGCAATGATGCTGTTTTCAGAGGGAAGTGGATTCCACTTTAAACTTCCAGCCCACTGCCGAAATCATGGCGAAGGTAAATTATCTGGCTACTTGTGACTGATCGGTTTCTGTCTTGAAAATGAGTTTAGGTCTCACTTTGATTACTACAATTACAACAAGGAGTCACATTTATCCAATTGCCCCACACTGTTTTTAGCTCCTTGTCAAACTCACTGCAGTTTAACTTCACATTTCACATCCTTATAAATCAGTGCTAACCTAAACACTTCCCTTGGTTATTAAAGCtgcaatttgtaactttttggcataatttggtcaaaatgcATAATCatatttgagcatattgtaatcaaagtgttctgagtggacagtgaagctattctccttctcctggctctgtaaaatgacatttataaatccaggagcatgacgctggacttcagccaatcagaggtctttctacaaacacgtgtgctctatgagctgtttttggcgttactattggctgctcgactaaaGTCTAGGGGCGTTCAGGTACCCTtggtagtaaaagtgtaatgacggACGTCCCACCAAAAGTCTCCATAACAgcattagacacaacagttacacagcaaatcaagaggTAAAAGGCTGATCGAGGTggtgaagcaacagtttaaagctaCAAACATCCTGAGGAGGAACGGATCGCTTTGTGTTCTCATGGATACCCGTGACTGCGCATAGTCCgccccacacacacgcacaggtgtcagagagagagtgatgcAGAAGCGTGTAAACCAAGataagcttattcaaggtgaattaagTCTATAGTCTAGAAACGGAGTGATAGTTGTCAGGCAGCTGGGATCACAGCCGCCTCTGTGTGCTCTCTGGCGAAGACGAGCTGACGGCAGCAGCCGCGTTGCTCCGGACAGTAGCTAGAGTGATACGTGtgttcatgtcagagtctctaaaacaccagaaaataacacaagataaattCCATAAATTTGTCAATAGTCTATATTGAGAACAAAGTAGCTAAGAGCGTTGATAAAATTtaccggtaagggaggttcAGTTTgggttttggtttcaaaacggagtggagagaggattctatgaactgcagctttaagcaaaGAATGTCATACTTACATTAGGTtgcaaagacaaaatgaactgtAAATCTTTTTTTGAACACTGAAATGTTCTCAGCTTCACTTTCACGTTCATCCTTCTCAGCTAAAATGGATGAGCACACCATCAGCTAATGACAGTGTACTGTAATGACTTGACACAGCGAACAGGAGATGAGAGCATCCAGGCCATCAGTTTTAGACTTTTAAGAGCTTTGGCTCACTGCTTTGGTGTTAGGGTCAGCACAAGTGTGAGTCACATGGTGTGTGGACATAAATTGTGCATTGAGAACCACCTCCACAGGTCAATGCAGGCATAGAAAGAGAAATAATGACAGATTTATTGTGGgtaaaatttatatatataaattcacatacacatatatagtatgtacagtatgtatgccgCAGTTTAAAGGCACATTTATTCTTGCGGTTCATCCTTGATTACCACTCCAAATGCTCCAACTATGAGTGTTTATTGAAGCCATCTGTCTGTGTCATTCCAAAAAATGAtgcaaaatatatttaattggCCTGATGCGGTGGTAAAGTGGATAGGAATGTGGGTTTGAATTATAAGCTAATAGCTGATTGAATATTGCATTGCATCTCGAATGATTTGAGAGTTGACCGAGTCATTACTTGGCTTGATATTGATTTATGTAATTGTCTTTGTTGCGTGTAACTGTGATATTCTGGTTGGTGAAATCATCCTGGACAAACATACTTGAATAATATCTTAGTTGTTagggtttttttgttcttttgtttcttttttaacgcATAACAGCGTAGACGGTAGCCAGAGGTtctgaaatgaaataaacatatcTGACACTCTTCGTCTTTCTATTATTTCAACAGATTGTATAATATATGCAGCTGGAGtaaata
Encoded here:
- the lrrtm1 gene encoding leucine-rich repeat transmembrane neuronal protein 1 — encoded protein: MLMDFLLIGLYLKWPLKKPPGLILCSLGIFLRTVSLAEGVCPKLCRCDSKLLYCEGLNLTEIPQNLSSAMGLSMRENNLTELHEGQLAGLSQLTWLYLDHNNIDIIEEGAFERLRRVKELDLSSNRIESLPNGTLRPLPNLRILDLSYNRLQTLEPDLFYGLRKLTNLHLRYNALKFVPVRIFQDCRSLQFLDLGYNQLQSLARNSFAGLFKLTELHLEHNELVKVNLAHFPRLTSLRTLYMHNNRATIVVNTLVWTWHFLEKIDLSANEIEYIEPHVFESAPNLKVLMLDSNRLVSLNQRILDSWSSLNSITLAGNDWECSRNVCALASWLSAFGGQRDSSLLCSSPDTAQGEDMLDAVYAFQLCEDPAVEVTTAGLFVSTRDLTQGGSVFLGPFTPYPYDGEGSEVVTSSFTVTVGHDDLESTMQIHKVVTGTMALIFSFLIIVLMLYVAWKCFPAGIRQLRQCFSSQRRKQKQKQSMQQMAAISTPEYYVDYKPNHIEGALVIINEYGSCTCQQQPSRECEV